Genomic DNA from Carnobacterium gallinarum DSM 4847:
CTAACTCACCATTTCTATAAACCATATACACAATTTCTGCACCTGGCAATTGTGTTTTTTTAACCTCTACCTTGTCTTCAGCTGTATGGCGTGCTTCATAATCTGCCCATTTTTCGTTGATTGTTTTACTCCAACTTAACGCTTCTTTACTGGGAATCATAAAAGTTCCAGTATCTGGATTAAAAGCAGTTGTTGTTTGTGCTAATCCTTGATCAATTGCATCTTCTAAAGCTTGAATTTCCTCAAATATTTTGGGTGAATTGTGATTAAACGTCATTAACTTATCTAATTTTTCTTCTAAAATTCGTTTAACTCCACTATAGGATTCTAATAATCTTAAATTAGCTGCTAACTGAGATGTTTTGATAATATCTGGCGTCAATGAAGATTCTAACATAGTGCGTATTCCTTCGGCTTGCCCGATCAACCCCTCCGCTTGTCTAATCTTTTCTTCTAAATCCGATTGTTTTAAATTGCCACTATCTACTTGAGATTGATAATCTTCTGGAAACTTAGTCACAGCTCTATCCACAGCCTCTGATAATAAAATACCACCTTGAGCCAAAGGATACAACACTGTTGAAAAAAAAGCTTTAGACGTATCATAAGCTTTACCTGTTAAAAAAGGACTATTTAAAGTGAAATCAGCAATAGCT
This window encodes:
- a CDS encoding T7SS effector LXG polymorphic toxin produces the protein MSVDMYVSASKNQAKSVSDMTKQQIMGYEELQKAIADFTLNSPFLTGKAYDTSKAFFSTVLYPLAQGGILLSEAVDRAVTKFPEDYQSQVDSGNLKQSDLEEKIRQAEGLIGQAEGIRTMLESSLTPDIIKTSQLAANLRLLESYSGVKRILEEKLDKLMTFNHNSPKIFEEIQALEDAIDQGLAQTTTAFNPDTGTFMIPSKEALSWSKTINEKWADYEARHTAEDKVEVKKTQLPGAEIVYMVYRNGELDKEATSELAKEIAKADLKSMNVFLAGAGYQVLENNGVKALLDFVFWERELEDSVKQHKGYNEGVFTGNLLSLLQSGAEFIGGGLWLLGGTSGSLALAPATGGSSVSYSSYIWKRISYLGSCGGCWRHEYSEYHEWK